The following coding sequences lie in one Prionailurus viverrinus isolate Anna chromosome X, UM_Priviv_1.0, whole genome shotgun sequence genomic window:
- the LOC125157770 gene encoding histone H2A-Bbd type 1-like, with translation MSGRRRRRHRRRRRRHAVSRSRRAELQFPVSRVERLLREGRYAPRLSASTPVFLTAVLEYLTANILELAGKEALDSHKMRITPEHVQRALGSSQHLRGLLENTTSPRVDGMPRVRKW, from the coding sequence ATGTCTGGGAGGCGCCGCCGCCGGCACCGTCGCAGACGGAGGAGGCACGCGGTGTCCCGCTCCAGGAGAGCCGAGCTGCAATTCCCGGTCAGCCGCGTGGAGCGCCTGCTGCGAGAGGGTCGCTACGCCCCGCGCCTGAGCGCGTCCACCCCGGTCTTCCTGACCGCCGTTCTCGAGTACCTGACGGCCAACATCCTGGAGCTGGCGGGCAAGGAGGCTCTGGACAGCCACAAGATGCGCATCACCCCGGAGCACGTGCAGCGAGCCCTGGGCAGCAGCCAGCACCTCAGGGGTCTCCTCGAGAACACCACCTCCCCTCGGGTGGATGGGATGCCCCGAGTTCGGAAGTGGTGA